The Candidatus Dependentiae bacterium genome includes a region encoding these proteins:
- a CDS encoding ankyrin repeat domain-containing protein — protein MKLYTLSLILALANTFLSFSMGDTSNLSGQLFAAIKQSDVAAVEGLIECGADINCISDRFGVTPLVFAVESNNKDIINILLKKGVNVNLQETNEELTPLHYAIKNGNSEIATLLIGIKECNLNIQDGIGYTPLLYAIEGKHTQLIELLIVQKVDVNLADSNNMAPVHYAAAKGDVVLLKLLIEKGANFNARDNEGLTALHYAAQKGEVAILKVLLEKGCNIDSQDLEGNTPLHKVAEWLLCSSVRALYFLLENGADTCILNKETLLALDIAVEPKQCSSLSDSDNKWYTHILEAFLAYMPPTYSLLDTTTENQYFKAAQKNRFKLSQAKDFKSIAQLLSKGAYDYPLVKIYVDQKREELFKAIASNKVQQVSALLKDGFSLNTCDKEGNTLLHKAIQAESLEVMQLLLMLGANQYIDTANASLLNPLTPLQLIVAHGKKDVFMALFSKINVIESDKVKYALSKRKSMNK, from the coding sequence ATGAAATTATATACTTTATCTTTAATTTTGGCTTTAGCTAATACATTCTTAAGCTTTAGCATGGGTGACACAAGTAACCTTAGCGGGCAGCTTTTTGCAGCAATTAAGCAGTCAGATGTGGCGGCTGTTGAAGGACTTATTGAGTGTGGAGCTGACATTAATTGTATTAGTGACCGTTTTGGTGTAACACCGCTTGTCTTTGCTGTAGAGTCTAATAATAAGGATATAATTAATATATTACTTAAAAAAGGTGTTAACGTTAATCTTCAAGAGACAAACGAAGAATTGACTCCACTTCATTATGCTATAAAAAATGGTAATAGTGAGATTGCTACACTCTTAATTGGTATAAAAGAATGTAATCTTAACATTCAAGATGGTATAGGCTATACGCCACTCTTATATGCTATAGAAGGTAAACATACACAATTAATTGAATTATTAATTGTGCAAAAAGTAGACGTTAATCTTGCAGATTCAAATAATATGGCTCCTGTACATTATGCTGCTGCAAAAGGCGATGTAGTATTACTAAAGCTATTAATTGAAAAAGGAGCTAATTTTAATGCTCGTGATAATGAAGGATTAACGGCGCTCCATTATGCAGCACAAAAAGGTGAAGTTGCTATACTTAAAGTATTACTTGAAAAAGGTTGTAATATTGATTCTCAGGACTTAGAAGGTAATACCCCATTACATAAGGTAGCTGAATGGCTGTTGTGCTCTAGTGTTCGAGCTCTTTATTTTTTATTAGAGAATGGCGCAGATACGTGTATTTTAAATAAGGAAACTTTACTTGCACTTGATATTGCTGTAGAGCCTAAACAGTGCTCTTCACTTTCTGATAGTGATAATAAATGGTATACACATATTTTAGAAGCATTTTTAGCATACATGCCACCTACTTATAGCTTATTAGATACTACAACAGAAAATCAGTATTTTAAAGCTGCTCAAAAGAATAGATTTAAGCTTTCTCAAGCTAAAGATTTTAAATCAATTGCACAGTTATTAAGTAAAGGTGCTTACGATTACCCATTAGTTAAAATATATGTAGATCAAAAGCGTGAAGAACTTTTTAAGGCTATAGCAAGTAATAAAGTTCAACAAGTAAGTGCATTACTGAAAGATGGTTTTAGTCTAAATACCTGTGATAAAGAGGGTAATACTTTGTTGCATAAAGCTATACAAGCAGAGAGCTTAGAAGTAATGCAATTATTGCTTATGTTAGGTGCTAATCAATATATAGATACAGCTAATGCTAGTTTACTTAATCCACTAACCCCGCTACAACTTATAGTAGCTCATGGTAAAAAAGATGTTTTTATGGCTCTATTTTCAAAAATTAATGTAATAGAAAGTGATAAAGTAAAATATGCTCTCTCTAAAAGAAAATCAATGAATAAATAA
- the uvrA gene encoding excinuclease ABC subunit UvrA encodes MQAIKSNKNRIKVIGAREHNLKNITVEIPKDALTVITGPSGSGKSSLALDILYTEGKRRYIESLSSYARQFLGLPKKPDVDSIEGLCPAIAIDQKTVGSNPRSTVGTITETYDYMRVLFARNGTIACPDCKSPISAESPDKIANLLVTNFDKQTVIIAAPIAHYQKGEFVRTLEKLFATGYYKFIIDGQRYNFRKLQEIQELKLKKTERHSIDVLLDACEVTETEASRLQDSIERSFSLAQGVCKVIVGDTEHMYAAQRMCLRCNYSFPEVEPRLFSFNSPIGACRQCHGLGMVYAITTHDTSSRWYRKKDQEDESKYANLESEEVCSSCNGQRLNKAALAVTIEGKNIYDLGQLSVKKLALFFNQLKLSPIEQSTIGRLVQEITTRVQFLCDVGLGYLSLNRTARTLSGGEGQRIRLATQIGSALSGVLYILDEPSIGLHQRDNDKLIGTLHALRDLGNTVVVVEHDTDTMMQSDYIIDMGPGAGVGGGYVVAAGTPQEISDNLDSLTGAYLSGRKCIEVPHKARTPKSFITLKNANTNNLKDLTIKFPLGVLCGISGVSGSGKSTLIMQELVPALQAVLKKRSRIPEWMKKMFSGHEKLEGAEKIENLVVIDQTPIGRTPRSTPATYLGIFDDIRALFAGLPESNARGYKVGRFSFNVAEGRCSHCAGEGTVTIAMHFLADVSMICHVCQGTRYNIQTREIKYKSKNIAQVLDMTAAEAVVFFEAHRSLHKKLRLMCDVGLDYIKLGQSSITLSGGEAQRIKLASELAKRGTNTLYILDEPTTGLHSSDIDKLLKVLQNLIDKGNSLLVIEHNLDVLKTADYIIDLGPEGGEEGGTLVAQGTPKEIAHNKQSYTGNYLKRVL; translated from the coding sequence ATGCAAGCTATAAAATCAAATAAAAATCGAATTAAAGTAATTGGTGCTCGTGAGCATAATCTTAAGAATATTACCGTAGAAATACCAAAAGATGCTCTTACGGTAATAACTGGGCCATCAGGTTCAGGTAAAAGCTCACTTGCCTTAGATATTTTATATACCGAAGGTAAGCGTCGTTATATTGAATCATTATCATCCTATGCTCGGCAGTTTTTAGGATTACCTAAAAAGCCCGATGTTGATAGTATCGAGGGACTATGCCCAGCAATAGCTATCGACCAAAAAACCGTAGGATCTAATCCTCGATCAACCGTTGGTACTATAACAGAAACGTATGATTATATGCGTGTGCTTTTTGCTCGTAATGGCACTATAGCATGTCCTGATTGTAAGTCTCCTATTAGTGCTGAGTCGCCTGATAAAATAGCTAACTTGCTCGTAACTAATTTTGATAAACAAACAGTTATTATAGCTGCTCCTATAGCGCACTACCAAAAAGGTGAGTTTGTGCGCACATTAGAAAAGCTTTTTGCGACAGGTTATTATAAATTTATTATTGATGGGCAACGGTATAACTTTAGAAAATTACAAGAAATACAAGAGCTTAAACTTAAAAAAACAGAGCGTCATTCTATAGACGTATTGCTTGATGCTTGCGAAGTCACTGAAACTGAAGCATCGAGACTCCAGGATAGTATTGAACGTAGTTTTTCGCTAGCTCAAGGGGTATGTAAAGTTATTGTAGGAGATACTGAGCATATGTATGCTGCTCAACGTATGTGTTTGCGCTGTAACTATTCGTTTCCTGAAGTTGAGCCACGCTTATTTTCTTTTAATTCACCCATAGGAGCTTGTCGCCAGTGCCATGGTCTTGGTATGGTATACGCTATAACCACGCATGATACTTCATCTCGTTGGTATAGAAAAAAAGATCAAGAAGACGAATCCAAATATGCCAATTTAGAATCTGAAGAGGTATGTTCAAGCTGTAATGGCCAACGATTAAATAAAGCAGCTCTAGCAGTAACTATAGAAGGCAAAAATATTTATGATCTTGGACAACTATCAGTTAAAAAGCTTGCTCTGTTTTTCAATCAACTGAAGCTTTCACCAATTGAACAGTCAACTATTGGTCGCTTAGTACAAGAAATTACGACCAGGGTTCAGTTTTTATGTGATGTTGGTCTGGGTTACTTGTCGCTCAACCGTACAGCACGAACACTTTCAGGTGGCGAAGGGCAGCGTATACGTTTAGCTACTCAGATCGGGTCAGCATTAAGCGGTGTACTTTATATTTTAGATGAGCCTAGTATTGGACTGCATCAGCGTGACAACGATAAGCTTATTGGTACATTACATGCATTAAGAGATCTGGGTAATACCGTAGTAGTTGTTGAGCATGATACTGATACCATGATGCAATCGGATTACATTATAGATATGGGTCCAGGAGCAGGTGTCGGTGGCGGTTATGTAGTGGCTGCAGGAACGCCACAAGAAATTAGCGATAACCTCGATTCGCTTACGGGTGCTTATTTAAGTGGTCGTAAATGCATAGAAGTGCCTCATAAAGCTCGTACACCAAAAAGCTTTATAACGCTTAAAAATGCCAACACGAATAATTTAAAAGATCTTACCATTAAGTTTCCTTTAGGAGTGCTCTGTGGTATTTCTGGGGTATCGGGTTCAGGTAAAAGTACGTTAATTATGCAAGAGTTAGTACCAGCACTACAAGCGGTGCTTAAAAAGCGATCACGTATACCTGAATGGATGAAAAAGATGTTCTCCGGGCATGAAAAACTTGAGGGTGCTGAAAAAATTGAGAACCTAGTAGTAATTGATCAAACACCGATTGGTAGAACGCCGCGCTCAACGCCAGCGACCTACCTTGGTATATTTGACGATATACGGGCTCTTTTTGCAGGACTTCCTGAAAGTAATGCTCGTGGCTATAAAGTTGGTAGATTTAGTTTTAACGTAGCTGAAGGTAGATGTTCTCATTGTGCTGGTGAAGGTACAGTAACTATAGCAATGCACTTTTTAGCTGACGTAAGTATGATTTGCCATGTATGCCAAGGAACACGTTACAATATTCAGACGCGAGAAATTAAATATAAAAGCAAAAACATCGCTCAAGTACTTGATATGACCGCTGCTGAAGCAGTAGTGTTTTTTGAAGCTCATAGATCATTACACAAAAAACTACGATTAATGTGTGATGTAGGCCTTGATTATATTAAGCTTGGTCAATCTTCTATAACGCTTTCTGGTGGTGAAGCGCAGCGTATTAAGCTTGCGTCAGAGCTTGCCAAACGCGGTACTAATACTCTGTATATTCTTGATGAACCTACCACAGGATTGCATTCAAGTGATATTGATAAGTTGCTTAAAGTGCTTCAAAATTTGATTGATAAAGGTAATTCGTTACTGGTAATTGAGCATAATCTTGATGTACTTAAGACAGCTGATTATATTATTGATCTTGGTCCTGAAGGTGGTGAAGAGGGTGGTACTTTAGTAGCGCAAGGAACACCAAAAGAAATTGCCCATAACAAACAAAGCTATACTGGTAACTATCTTAAGCGTGTACTCTAA